CCCGAGACGATCCACATTGTTTTCCAAATTGTCAAATCGTCACTTTGTCACTTCGCTCGCTCGAGAAACTACCGGAGCCACTGGCACTGACCTAATGGGGCTGGTTCGTTGAGCCTCCAGGCTCTGCTGGAGATCTCAACTTGAATGTGGGTCGAGACTCAAGATGCTGTACGATCCATACCCCTTGAGCAATAGTCGCAGCATAAAGTGTTACGAAACCCTCTAGGGACACTCCAGCCACATTATCTGGAGCCATGATCTATTGGTTCTGTCAAAGAAACTATAGAATACAATAATCGCAGCTTGTTACGTCCAAGCTTCTGCTTAGTACCTACACTTGCTTCCTCACCAGATCGTCCTGCCGAAATGGCATTTTGGACAGGTTGACGATACCGATCATGCGCTCGTTTTCATTCGATCGCGACAGCCGCGATCCGAATATGGATAAACTGGGGTTTGTGAAGGAAAGGATCAAAAAGCTTAGGTGTTTACTGTATACGGCTTGACAGCTGTAGATCACCTGACGGTAAAGCGGCGGCAGTGACGCAAGAGTGAGCTGGACCAACCTGGAATGCTCAAGCAAGCTCCAAAGCAAGGAGCAAACAATCTCCAGGCGGCCGGCTCGAAGATCAGGATTATTGCCCGCGCCTGTCATGCAATCAACCCCCCTTGGCATCCCCGTCATCATCACGCCGGGTCCGTGCATCAATCCCATCACCCACGTCAACGCATGACAACCGATCCCCCTCCCAACACAGCACGTCGGTGAGCTTGCTTTACAAATCGTACATCATTAATTCCCTCACACACCATGTCGCGGGCAGAGACAGAGCCGCTCCTCCCTCGTTATGACGACGACACGagccgccagcgccggctGCATCAGAAGATCCATACCTATCAGATGCTCCGCGCCTTTTCCGAGGGTTACATGCCATCGACCGAGCAAACAATTGCGAACCTCCGCAGTCTCTTATCTTTCGATATACTGAGCCCCCGCAACCCCGATATAGGCTCGGTGGGCCGTCAGCTAGTCCGCGATTGCCGCCTGTGGATCCAATTGTTGATTGAGTTCCTACAATCCAAGAACGGCGACGATCAATTGCAGGAGTTCATTTGGCATCTCTCTCATGGCCGGATAAATGTCCATGCCGATCAGCTCGCCGAGCGTGCTTCCCATTCGAGAGCCGAGGCAGATACCAGAGCAGGTACCAGATTTCTAACAATCTCCCGTTTTTTCTATGTAGATGCAAGCTAATGCTCGTGACCAGCCTATGATAGCCTTCGCACCGTCGGAAATCTCCTGTTAACAAATGCCGACTTCCGGCTGTTTGCCGAGGACCTAACAACTGTCGGCCGTGAGATATTCTCAGACACAGCATTCTCTCTATCTAGAGCTTCCCGAAAAGCTgggaagaagctcaagcCAAAAGAGGCCGAGCAACAAGCCCTGTCTGGCGCTGGTGCAGATGAGGGCCATAATATATCAAACGAAGAGTTACAGGAAGAAGTAAACCATGTCGCCGACGCCGCGAAGGTCGGACTCGCTCAGACTGGCCATGAGGCCAAAGAATCCGCCGAGGAACATCTATCTGGAAAGGAACAAGAAACTCTGATACATCGATTGAAACAGACTGTCCTTAAGCTCCGTGAGCGCAGTGATTATACAGACTCGGTTGCTGTTCTGGCACGACTATTGCAACGATATGCTATGGTCTACGCAAACGCAGCGACGGATGTTGCTTCGACTGCAGAAGAGGAGTCGGAAATTAACGAAGAGCTGAAAGAAGCAATCCACAAATTCTGGGCTCTCCTACAGACCATAGGGGATCCCAAGGAATGGAAGGCCTTGGAGCAGCGACTTCACGACGTGCTGCGGCATGCCACTAAAGATCCCGAATTTGAGGATTTGGTGTCAGAGATAGGGTCTGCGATGCAGGAGATGATGACGAATCCTGACTCCTTCGACTCTGCTCCAGAGAAGATTGAcgagctgaaggagaagtcGAAGCACGTGGGCGCGGAATCCAGTTTACGGAAGGACATCGACGAATTCCTTGCACAGGGGAAGCGGACATTACAAAGTATTTCCCGGGACGAAAAAGTCTCCAAAATGGTCAGCGCGACTCGTAAAATCTACAAGGATGCTGCGGACGGCTACCATAACAGGCGGGCCAATCTGCCTGCGGACTTGCTTGAAGTATTCCTTCCTCTCATCCTCCGCAATATCCAATACATCCCTATTCCTCGCCTAGAGGTGTCTGCACCGGAGATGGACCTTTTGGTGGAGAACCTGATTCTCGAGCCTGGCCATACTGTGAACTACTCATCATTCCTTCCTTATCAGATGCATGTTACGACACGAAACGACATTGATGTCTTGAAGCGACACTCGAAGAAAACCACTGCAAACCTGAAAACAACGTTCACTGTATCAGTATGCGGCCTGAACGTGAGTGCCGCAGAATTCGGCTACTGGCTTCGTACTCATAAGGCACTTTTCTTCTACCTTAAAGACCAAGGGATTGCAAGCTTCTACCTAGACAGACGAGGTATTGATATCTCGCTGGACGTGGAAGTTGGCCGGGACCGACTAGAGCAGATATTCACTCTGCGCGGCGTACGTGTGCGCATCCACAAGCTCGACTACAAGGTGCATCAAGGAAAATGGAGATTTCTCATCTGGCTGACCAAGCCATTCCTCAAACATATGATCCGTCGGGCACTAGAGAAGCAAATCGCGGAGCAGATTGTTCAGGCTGCGCATGCGCTAAACAGGGAATTGGTATTTGCTCGGGAGCGTCTTCGAGCCGCACGCATCGCCAGCCCACATGATCTTTTCACCTTTGTCCGCGCAGTTCTGGCTCGCTTGGTTCCAGCCCAGAACCCTGACATTGAAACCCGCGTTGGCGTCGACGCTCCGGGCAGCGGTGTTTTCAAGGGTGTCTATGCCCCAGGGAGTCTCGTTAAAGTCTGGCATGAAGAGGCATTAGAGGCTCACGATGCcgttgaagagggtgaagagaCTCCAGGTCTGCACAGGACCTGGCGCAATAGCATTTTTGATGTCCCAGTATGATGCACGATGAAAGTGTATTTTATGTTGATATGCGTTATTCATGACCCATCTACCCGTGTCACGACCTGGTCACGACTCACCGGAGATTTAATGATAGTTCATCTCTGCTTCATTTCCTATAACCATAATAACCTTCTCCATAATTGATATATTGAGTATCCTCATCCATCCATCTGTAGATGTATACGGCGCACGTGACGTCGGAATGGATCAACCTCACCCGGTCCGGCCACCTCATCGAAAGCCCAACCGACGAATCCCATTCGCGGAAGTAAACCGATTTATCTCCAAACAatccctcgccctccaatTCACTTGAGGTCTTCACTGATCTTGAGATTCGGCTCTGAATGGTTCTATTTCTGGGCTGGTATTCACTTTTCACATATTAATTGAATTGCGCCTGACGCATCAACATCCTTAAGAACGCAAGCCCGGGAGTGACAACGGTTTACTTACAGAGCTTGGTCCCATTCGGCTTTGCTCGACAACAACCGAACCTGAGTACACTGCAAGACAGCAGCAATACCCAGCCGTCAGTTTCAAATGCCGATGGGCAGATAAATTTATAACAATGCATCTATTGCGAGGGCTTCTGCTTTCGTTCGGCGTTGCGCTGTTGCTTGTGCAATTGGTGCTCGCGGCGGAGGACTACTATAAGATCTTGGGGTTGGATAAGAGTGCCTCGGAGAAGGACATCAAGCGGGCGTACCGCACGCTGAGCAAGAAGCATCATCCGGACAAGAACCCGTAAGTagctcttttctttgttaAGCGCTCGCTACTTTTCAATTCTATTTTCTAGGGGGGAAACATGATACTGATAAGGATGTCTTTGTTTGTATAGAGGCGATGACACCGCACGCGAGAAGTTCATTGAAATAGCCGACGCTTACGAGGTCCTGTCTACACCGAACACGCGCAAGATCTACGATCAGTATGGGCATGAGGGAGTGGAGCAGCACCGCCAGGGCGGCCAGGCGGGCGGACATGCGCACGACCCATTCGATTTGTTTTCGCGGTttttcggcggcggcggacatTTTGGACATGCGCCGGGACATCGACGGGGCCCGGATATGGAGTTTAGGATCGGGCTGCCGCTGCGTGATTTCTATCTTGGGAGGTCGTTTGAGTTGAATATCGAGAGGCAGCAGATTTGTGAGGCTTGTCACGGAACTGGGTCTGCGGACCGTGAGGTTATAACGTGTGATAAGTGCTCAGGACGGGGAATCGTGATTCAAAAGCATATGCTGGCGCCTGGGATGTTTCAGCAGGTGCAAATGCACTGTGATAAATGTCGCGGCCAGGGCAAGATGGTCAAGAAGCCTTGCCCGGTTTGTAGCGGACAGCGGGTTGTTCGCAAGGATGTTGAAACGTTTGTTACTGTGGAGCCGGGTATGGATAAGGGAATGCGCCTGGTTTTCGAGAACGAGGGGGACGAAAGCCCCGACTATATTGCCGGCGATCTGGTGTTGATTCTCGAAGAGAAGGAGCCCGAGCTGAGCACGTCAGAGGAGCACCGAACGGACGCCACATTTTTCCGCCGAAAGGGCCGAGACCTATTCTGGAAGGAAACACTGTCGCTGCGAGAGGCCTGGATGGGCGACTGGACGCGCAACATCACCCACTTCGATGGTCACGTTGTTCAGCTTGGCCGTTCACGCGGCGAGGTCGTGCAGCCACTAGCTGTGGAAACGGTCCAGGGCGAGGGCATGCCATTCTACTCGGACGGCCACCTTCACGATCACGATGACCGTGACCCGGGGAACCTGTACGTTGAATATACCGTCATTCTCCCAGACCAGATGGAGAGCGGCATGGAGAAGGACTTCCACGCGATGTGGGAGAAGTGGCGCAAGAGGAACGGAGTCGATCTGCAGAAGGATAGCGAACGACCTGCTGCGCCTGCACCAGTTAAGGACGAATTATGATGTATATTACCTAGGATAGACCATATAGTTTGCGTGCATCTGTCGGAGTTGCGAGTATCTAGATAGTTATCCAATATCCTTTGTATAGTTATTGTTTGCCGTGTTTGCACCGGCAGAACCCACACCGCCTAGTTATCTTCTCGAAAATTTATCTCAACCATCCATGACAAAAACCAAATTAACAATCAAGTAAGAGAGAGAGTCCGCCAAAATGGTCCGCAAACTCAAGCACCACGAGCAGAAGTCTGTCTCCCCTGCCTTCAGAAACATTGCCAAACCAAGAGACCCTCCACTAACCAACCCGCCATTCTAGACTGCTCCGCAAAGTAAACCTAACAACCTACAAATCCGACCACGCCCACCGCGAGCACGAAGTCTCGCAGCGCTACTACCTGCAAAACCCACTCGACTACAAAAAATACTCATCGATCGTGGGATCGCTCCGTCAACTCGCACACAAGCTCTCAGCTCTGGACCCTGATTCAGACCCCGTCAGACAGAAGACCGAATCCGAGGTCCTGGATAAGTTATGGCGTATGGGCATCTTGAAGCAATCGAGAGAACAGGGGGCTGGTCTGTCGAggattgagaaggaggttACGGTTAGTGCGTTTTGTAGAAGACGGCTGGCGGTTGTTATGGCGAGGAgtgggatggtggagaaTATCAAGACGGTTAGTAGTATCTTGCTCACTCTCTTGTGTCTTTTATTTTCCTCGAGATGGCCGAGGCGTGCTGAAATTGGTTGCTGATTCGTTTGTGGACGGATAGGCAGTTACATCCATCGAGCAGGGCCATGTGCGTGTTGGGTCCGAGGTTGTGACAGACCCGGCATACCTTGTTACGAGAAACATGGAGGATTTCGTGACGTGGGTGGACTCGAGTAAGATCAAGCGGAATATTATGCAATACCGGGAGAACTTGGACGACTTTGATCTTATGTAGCCTGTTTTGGCTGTGTGACTGTGGATTTGATACCCTCTTTCTGTTGTTAAGCTCTGGGATATGGCGCTGTAAACCATTTTCATGTCTTGCATATATATACGAGTACTTAAAAAGGAGCGGCGTTAAAGGGACTGAATGAAATGcattaattctatatataatatgtCTTGTGGGTATCACATGCAAATTCGGACGGCCATGTATCAATCAAAAACGCAACGCTAATGACAATGAACATGAAAGTGACCGATCATCATAATAATCAGCCAGTTTTACTGCGACGACCAACGCCAATGGCCTGTACAGCGATCTTGGGCTTGAGTTTTAGTCCGCGGCGAGCTTGCCTATCAGAGGGCTCCTCGGGGAGATCCATCCGAAACCTGCGGACGCTCCCTTCATAGTTGGCTTTGCcgtctttcccttcttcgaaGAACGGAACTCGGCTGTCGCCAAATCGACACCACCGGGGTGCAACTCGTCGCCAGAGTCCGCGCATGCCACTGCTAGCTCGGTCGATTGCTTTGTATTCACGGCGACGTGTAGATGGAGACGTCCATTCTATTATGGTAGGTTTTGTTTCTGTAGTACCGACCTCAACACCGACGTGTTCGACGGATACATGGTCATCGTGTGAAGTACTGGGGCGGGGAGGGCGCGCTGTAGAAGGCCGACGCTCAAGTATCGGTGTTACTGGAGGGGAGCTGAAATCGGAAAGCGTTCGTACTGTACGGGGAGGAGTATGAGGTGGAGAAAATGACCGGCGGGCATCGATATTCGAATCTTGGAAGAGTCGACAGGATTCTCGATGCAGCGCTAGGAGGTTCTCACGTCGAACCGGTGAATTTGGTGCAGATGTTGTGAGAGATGTGATGGTATTTGTACGGCGGTGAGAATGGATGGAGCCCGGGCGACTATGAACTCCAGACCGTCGGGTACTGCGAGAAGTTGAACGAGCCTCACCAGGAGACTTCGTGGATGGGGGTGAGACCGTTCGTTTCCGCTTTGGGGTCTGTGGCTCGGCGGATGAAGGTCGTATAGATGTATTGAGCATGCTGTCGTTCGCAGCGTTACCGGAAGCGTGCACACTATCCGAGGTCGTAGATAGAAGATATACTTCTCCGGCTATTTCAAAGGAGTGGCAAGCGGGCGTTTTATCAGCTGCGGTAGTAGATTGGATATCCAGGGAAGGCACCGCCTGGGGTGAGGGTGGATTGTGTTGCGGGTTGGAATAAAGTGGAGTAGCTGCAAGGGTCGACGCAGCTAGGTGAAGAGAAGGGCCATTATTATGGCCATTTCCAGGCTGGGAGCCATAGTGGTCGTAGCCACCAGAAGagagatgacgatgacatgTGATGGTGGCCATAGTCCTCGTCATGAGGGTTCGGATTCCAACGAAAATGAGGGACGGATATGGCCTCACATGCCCCAGGCAACAGCACCAGTCACAAGCAGCAAAGACGGGAAGATCAGCAAGGGCCCGTGAAAGGCGAAAGGCGAAACTTGTATAGAAAACAGCGTGAATGGTCAAGAATgcctcctccaacgccaCCAGGACGTTAACACTAAGGACTAGGGTTCTGTGCGGCAAACAAGTCAGTCTCAGCGGGCAGCCAACAGGAGGGTCAAGTACTGTACATACCAGTTGGGATGCATCGTTGTCTTAAAAACGAGAGGGTCGGATATTTGTCCGACCGCAAAGGCaaggggagaagaaggcgcCGATGGGGACAAGGATACAGGTCAGGCGGCGGACAGACCCGAAGCAGTCGCAGTGTTGTGCATTTATACCTCAAATCCGATGTCGCACCCCTCACCGTCTGCGCATATTCTGGGCCCTGGCGCCAACAGAAACAAGCAAGCGTAGGGGACCACAGGCCACGCTGCAGCACAAGTGGATGACCATGCAGCAACGCTCCTGCCGTGAGCGGCTAGTCAAACAACTAACAGTGCCTTAACACTGGGCTGCACCGATGCGTTCGTCTGGTTTGTTCCTCGACTCGGGCTCGAGTCGCTAGTGGCAGTCGATCGCCATCGTCAGCACTCTACAAGTTTAGGTCCTTTTAGGCACTCGCAAAATTTGTCATGGCGACTCGCAGTCATCAGACTCAGAGTCTGAAGTGCCCCGCATTCCAAATCTTCAGAATCTCAAGTTCCTTGCAGTTTGGCCCGTGTGCCTGCATCTCTACCTGATCGTCCTCGCTGAACTGACTTGGTGTTTCAGTTGAGCGATTTATCGTGGGCGCCTCTCTTTCATCGACTACCATCCCTCATAAGCCACGGCAATATATAGCCAATTTATCGCAATTTACAGGTAATTTGGATGCTTGAGCCCTGACACTGCTGTTTTCAGATCTAGAACTGGAGGTCGGCGCACGAACCCCATTTCGGCGTCTCTGATTGGCCGGTACCTTTCACCGCCACTTTTTGGAGTCGCACCCCACCTGACGGCGGTGACGGCTGAGTCATCCGTTGATCGACAGGTTTCCAAGGACCGACTGAACTTCGGCGGCACTCAATAACGTGGGACGGATTACAATCAGGGCCCATAATTCACACAACAGACGTTTCTTATCTTGATTTTTGACAGTCTTGACTCTTCACAGCGGATTAAACAGCGACGGATCCCCTGAACTCCACAGGTTCCCCGAGAAATTCTCTAGGGTCTCAAAATCAGGAACCCAGAATGGCTCATTCCCGTCCTCAAGATCAATCCAAGGCGCAAGCTGTAGCGCCATTCGCACGCCATGGTCCTGACTAGCTGCGTCGAGGGATGGGCCGATCCCCTGGCCCGAACTCAAATCCGGCGTAAAACCCGTCGTATGGGCCTGTGTTGTACCCGAATACTCTGGCGCTGTCGCCGTCGAATCGGAGCCGTGGATATAACTGGGGGACGTATCGAGGCCCACGCCGTATCCAGCGTCGGGTCCGAGTTTAGCATGCTGAGCAGTCATCAACTCGGCCATTCCTGCTGTTTTGGCGGCCTCGTTGCCCTGGAGTTTTTCCATGGCTGCGTTGACAAGAAGTTCAAAAGCGTCGCGATATTTCTTTACCCATGCGGCGCGCTCACCCATAACGAATAGAACAGTCGAGCAGGCGCGGATATCATTGCTAATTCGGACTGACCAGACTTGGTCGCTATGTGTCCAGAGGGCGTAGAGGAGGGTTATGCCGGAGATGAAGACGGTCTGCacggcgaggaaggaatGGCCGTATTCGAGGGTTTGATGGAGGCGCTTATGTGTCTGGCAGATGTCGCCCGCAGCACGGAGGCAAATATGGTAGTAAGGATCCGTAACAGGGAGTGATGGGAGGAacggctggatgaggaggcggagagcaCGGTTGTAGTGGAGCATGGGGTAGTCAAGATGAGATGCTGTGAAACGTTGGAGCGCAGACGCCTTCCATTCTTCGAGCTCGAGAAAAAGGTGGTCCATCTTTGAGCGGAGTAAGTGAAGCGGTCTGTCAGCGCGGTAGATCTTGTGTTGGATTCGGGATTCGATGCGGCGTAGGGTAATCAGGTAGATGGAGAACGTTAGAGAGGTGATGCGGTGGTTACTAGTGTTTGCACCAGCGCCTTCTCCGTTAGTATTACCTTCAGTGGAAGTTGATGGAGGAGACGCTTGGGGGAGCAGTGCTGGGTCGCGGACATCGTCGTCAACGTCGACCGGGAGCGGAATATCAATATGTCTATCCGAAATACTAAACGGCCGCCCAAGAGACACTGATACCACTCTTTCCAGGTAGTATACCGCCCAAAAAAGGCGACGTCGCATCTGTACTGTGATTGGGTCAAGGTTTATCTCGTTTGCTTTGCGATGTAGTCCAAGGTCAATCGCTGTCCGCATAGCCAGGCCGATCATATACCAAACGCCTTGGCTAGAGGCAGACCGCAGGTGATATACAACCAAAAGGGCCATGGCTTCAACATTCTCAACAGATCGGGTTTCACACATAGCTGGCACTTGCTGAAGGGCCGTGATATAAAAGCGCTGACAATCTTTCAGTACATCCTTTCAGCAACACGAAGCCGGGGACATAGTAACATACTTCTGGTGGAACATAGTCATACTTCTCACTTAATTGAATGATAGTCGCGCTAATTGCATAAATCAAATATAATTTGAAAATCCCAAATCTCTCTGATCTTGTGAGCTCTTCGCGTTTCGTTTTGGCCAGTCGCCAGCGGTCCTCGTGCAGACGCCACAGCTCAATGCGGTCGATAAACGGATACCGGACGTGAAGCCTAGTCAAATATGCATGGAGCATCCTCCCGCCCATTTCATCATTCGGCGGCTCCGTGCTTTTCGCGAGGAGCTCATCCATTCGCAATGTTCGCGGTTGATCCAATCCAGGGACTCTATtggatggtgttggttgCGGAGGAAGGCCATTGATCCTCGAGTTGGACGACGCAGTCCCATTCTCTCTAGATCCACTagagatggaagaaggcTGATTATGCGACGAAGCCAAAACTTGGTTCCAAACCGTCGCCTGGACCATTTCGCCCAGGTTTGCTGCGAGTGACAGCCCCGAACTCGAGCCAATATATGCTGGCGCTTCGCAAGAGTTGACAGCAAGAAGGCCAACTAGTTCTCCGACGGCATTGTGGTCAATGCCGCTTCCAGACCCCTGGCCTCCACCTCCGGCAGAGCCTGTCTGGCCTGTCTCCTGGCTGTGAGGTCctggagagagaagagtGGCCACAGGATGTGTGGCATAATTGGGAGTGCGGCTACTGGTGGTTCCGGGCTCCAGCTGGGACTCTAGATAAGCAATACGCTCTTCTAGAACGCGTGTGTGCCTACCAATTGTATCAGCAACTATAGTAAGGAAGACGCATGGTGCTGACATGACCTACTCGCTTTGGGAGGCATTTTCCTGTCGTACTGATGCCTTGTCGCATTCGGCGCCGGCTCTAAGGCAGTTAGAGCAAACCGGATATTCATTATCGCACTTTTTAACCGTCAGTACTTGATGACACGACGCGGTATTTGGGGCGGAGGCTGACTTTTTGTTTCCTAGTCTTGCATCGAGTGCATGCGGTCCTTCCGCGCTTTCGGGGATTGTAGTCTCGATAAGGCGACGAAGCCCTTGTCTGGGGTGCAGACAATTCAGATGAATCCATTACTAAATCCTGAGTTTGTCATTGTTGACTGCAATGGTGGCGAGGGTGGATAGACGGAGAAAAAGAGCTGGGTTCATTCGATCCATGACATGGAGGGACGCCAAGACGCGTTCCGGGGACGGTCTCTCCAAGAAGTACCACTAATCAGTAATCGCATCGCACTATTTTAGGTTCTTGATAAGATTATCGAATTGGAGACAAGCCTTATC
This region of Aspergillus puulaauensis MK2 DNA, chromosome 5, nearly complete sequence genomic DNA includes:
- a CDS encoding uncharacterized protein (COG:S;~EggNog:ENOG410PGVT;~InterPro:IPR027842,IPR017943;~go_function: GO:0008289 - lipid binding [Evidence IEA]); this encodes MSRAETEPLLPRYDDDTSRQRRLHQKIHTYQMLRAFSEGYMPSTEQTIANLRSLLSFDILSPRNPDIGSVGRQLVRDCRLWIQLLIEFLQSKNGDDQLQEFIWHLSHGRINVHADQLAERASHSRAEADTRAAYDSLRTVGNLLLTNADFRLFAEDLTTVGREIFSDTAFSLSRASRKAGKKLKPKEAEQQALSGAGADEGHNISNEELQEEVNHVADAAKVGLAQTGHEAKESAEEHLSGKEQETLIHRLKQTVLKLRERSDYTDSVAVLARLLQRYAMVYANAATDVASTAEEESEINEELKEAIHKFWALLQTIGDPKEWKALEQRLHDVLRHATKDPEFEDLVSEIGSAMQEMMTNPDSFDSAPEKIDELKEKSKHVGAESSLRKDIDEFLAQGKRTLQSISRDEKVSKMVSATRKIYKDAADGYHNRRANLPADLLEVFLPLILRNIQYIPIPRLEVSAPEMDLLVENLILEPGHTVNYSSFLPYQMHVTTRNDIDVLKRHSKKTTANLKTTFTVSVCGLNVSAAEFGYWLRTHKALFFYLKDQGIASFYLDRRGIDISLDVEVGRDRLEQIFTLRGVRVRIHKLDYKVHQGKWRFLIWLTKPFLKHMIRRALEKQIAEQIVQAAHALNRELVFARERLRAARIASPHDLFTFVRAVLARLVPAQNPDIETRVGVDAPGSGVFKGVYAPGSLVKVWHEEALEAHDAVEEGEETPGLHRTWRNSIFDVPV
- a CDS encoding putative C6 transcription factor (COG:S;~EggNog:ENOG410PIT7;~InterPro:IPR036864,IPR007219,IPR001138;~PFAM:PF00172,PF04082;~TransMembrane:1 (o584-606i);~go_function: GO:0000981 - DNA-binding transcription factor activity, RNA polymerase II-specific [Evidence IEA];~go_function: GO:0003677 - DNA binding [Evidence IEA];~go_function: GO:0008270 - zinc ion binding [Evidence IEA];~go_process: GO:0006351 - transcription, DNA-templated [Evidence IEA];~go_process: GO:0006355 - regulation of transcription, DNA-templated [Evidence IEA]) encodes the protein MDSSELSAPQTRASSPYRDYNPRKRGRTACTRCKTRKQKCDNEYPVCSNCLRAGAECDKASVRQENASQSEHTRVLEERIAYLESQLEPGTTSSRTPNYATHPVATLLSPGPHSQETGQTGSAGGGGQGSGSGIDHNAVGELVGLLAVNSCEAPAYIGSSSGLSLAANLGEMVQATVWNQVLASSHNQPSSISSGSRENGTASSNSRINGLPPQPTPSNRVPGLDQPRTLRMDELLAKSTEPPNDEMGGRMLHAYLTRLHVRYPFIDRIELWRLHEDRWRLAKTKREELTRSERFGIFKLYLIYAISATIIQLSEKYDYVPPERFYITALQQVPAMCETRSVENVEAMALLVVYHLRSASSQGVWYMIGLAMRTAIDLGLHRKANEINLDPITVQMRRRLFWAVYYLERVVSVSLGRPFSISDRHIDIPLPVDVDDDVRDPALLPQASPPSTSTEGNTNGEGAGANTSNHRITSLTFSIYLITLRRIESRIQHKIYRADRPLHLLRSKMDHLFLELEEWKASALQRFTASHLDYPMLHYNRALRLLIQPFLPSLPVTDPYYHICLRAAGDICQTHKRLHQTLEYGHSFLAVQTVFISGITLLYALWTHSDQVWSVRISNDIRACSTVLFVMGERAAWVKKYRDAFELLVNAAMEKLQGNEAAKTAGMAELMTAQHAKLGPDAGYGVGLDTSPSYIHGSDSTATAPEYSGTTQAHTTGFTPDLSSGQGIGPSLDAASQDHGVRMALQLAPWIDLEDGNEPFWVPDFETLENFSGNLWSSGDPSLFNPL
- the IMP3 gene encoding snoRNA-binding rRNA-processing protein IMP3 (BUSCO:EOG09264Y0W;~COG:A;~EggNog:ENOG410PMW5;~InterPro:IPR036986,IPR022801,IPR001912,IPR002942;~PFAM:PF00163,PF01479;~go_function: GO:0003723 - RNA binding [Evidence IEA];~go_function: GO:0019843 - rRNA binding [Evidence IEA]), whose protein sequence is MVRKLKHHEQKLLRKVNLTTYKSDHAHREHEVSQRYYLQNPLDYKKYSSIVGSLRQLAHKLSALDPDSDPVRQKTESEVLDKLWRMGILKQSREQGAGLSRIEKEVTVSAFCRRRLAVVMARSGMVENIKTAVTSIEQGHVRVGSEVVTDPAYLVTRNMEDFVTWVDSSKIKRNIMQYRENLDDFDLM
- the SCJ1 gene encoding putative DnaJ domain protein (COG:O;~EggNog:ENOG410PH66;~InterPro:IPR008971,IPR002939,IPR001623,IPR036869, IPR001305,IPR036410;~PFAM:PF00684,PF00226,PF01556;~SECRETED:SignalP(1-23);~go_function: GO:0031072 - heat shock protein binding [Evidence IEA];~go_function: GO:0051082 - unfolded protein binding [Evidence IEA];~go_process: GO:0006457 - protein folding [Evidence IEA]), whose protein sequence is MHLLRGLLLSFGVALLLVQLVLAAEDYYKILGLDKSASEKDIKRAYRTLSKKHHPDKNPGDDTAREKFIEIADAYEVLSTPNTRKIYDQYGHEGVEQHRQGGQAGGHAHDPFDLFSRFFGGGGHFGHAPGHRRGPDMEFRIGLPLRDFYLGRSFELNIERQQICEACHGTGSADREVITCDKCSGRGIVIQKHMLAPGMFQQVQMHCDKCRGQGKMVKKPCPVCSGQRVVRKDVETFVTVEPGMDKGMRLVFENEGDESPDYIAGDLVLILEEKEPELSTSEEHRTDATFFRRKGRDLFWKETLSLREAWMGDWTRNITHFDGHVVQLGRSRGEVVQPLAVETVQGEGMPFYSDGHLHDHDDRDPGNLYVEYTVILPDQMESGMEKDFHAMWEKWRKRNGVDLQKDSERPAAPAPVKDEL
- a CDS encoding uncharacterized protein (COG:S;~EggNog:ENOG410PXYE) is translated as MTRTMATITCHRHLSSGGYDHYGSQPGNGHNNGPSLHLAASTLAATPLYSNPQHNPPSPQAVPSLDIQSTTAADKTPACHSFEIAGEVYLLSTTSDSVHASGNAANDSMLNTSIRPSSAEPQTPKRKRTVSPPSTKSPGEARSTSRSTRRSGVHSRPGSIHSHRRTNTITSLTTSAPNSPVRRENLLALHRESCRLFQDSNIDARRSFSPPHTPPRTVRTLSDFSSPPVTPILERRPSTARPPRPSTSHDDHVSVEHVGVEVGTTETKPTIIEWTSPSTRRREYKAIDRASSGMRGLWRRVAPRWCRFGDSRVPFFEEGKDGKANYEGSVRRFRMDLPEEPSDRQARRGLKLKPKIAVQAIGVGRRSKTG